Proteins found in one Labrus bergylta chromosome 8, fLabBer1.1, whole genome shotgun sequence genomic segment:
- the rcc1 gene encoding regulator of chromosome condensation: MPGKKTTTKRKSATIVEDDKGPKKVKVSHKSHGKEAGQVLVLGQGDVGQLGLGQDIIERKKPALVPLPETIVQVFAGGMHTVCVSDTGNVYTFGCNDEGALGRDTSEEGSEMVPEKVTLQEKVVQVSAGDSHTAALTEDGTVYIWGSFRDSNGVIGLLEPMKTSTVPVKVPMTETVLKIASGSDHLIMVTRDGNLYSLGNAEQGQLGRVPWCLSDRGGRRGLSQLLQPRIVYFKKKVCFVDAFCGSYHTFVVSSEGHVYGFGLSNYHQLGNKSTKPCFFPVKLTCFRNSTTFWVGFYGGLHHSICLDSEGKVYSLGRAEYGRLGLGPEAEEATEPSPVMGIEPACGVSCGASVSYAVTKEGSVYAWGMGTNMQLGTGEEDDEWSPVKMTGKQLENRAVLMVSSGGQHTALLVKDKQES, encoded by the exons ATGCCTGGTAAAAAGACCACCACCAAGAGGAAGTCTGCCACTATAGTGGAGGATGATAAAGGACCCAAAAAAGTGAAAG TTTCCCACAAGAGTCATGGTAAGGAGGCTGGTCAGGTTCTTGTCCTGGGCCAGGGGGACGTTGGACAGTTGGGTCTAGGCCAGGACATCATCGAGAGGAAGAAGCCAGCCCTTGTGCCTCTACCAGAGACGATTGTACAAGTGTTTGCTGGAGGCATGcacactgtgtgtgtcagtgacaCAGGCAAC gTTTACACTTTTGGCTGTAATGACGAGGGGGCTCTGGGGAGGGACACATCTGAGGAGGGGTCTGAGATGGTTCCAGAAAAAGTGACTCTGCAGGAGAAGGTGGTCCAGGTGTCTGCAGGAGACAGCCACACAGCTGCACTCACAGAAGATGGAACTGTGTACATCTGGGGATCCTTCAGG GATAGCAACGGTGTTATCGGCCTTCTGGAGCCCATGAAAACATCTACCGTTCCAGTCAAAGTCCCCATGACGGAGACTGTCTTGAAAATTGCATCAG GTAGCGACCACCTAATAATGGTTACACGGGATGGAAATCTTTACTCATTGGGCAATGCAGAGCAGGGGCAGCTGGGAAGAGTGCCTTGGTGTTTGTCAGACAGAGGAGGCAGAAGAGGCCTCA GCCAGTTGCTTCAGCCACGGATCGTTTACTTCAAAAAGAAAGTTTGCTTCGTTGATGCCTTCTGCGGGTCATACCACACTTTTGTTGTGTCAAGTGAAGGCCATGTTTATGGATTTGGACTCTCCAACTACCATCAGCTGG GCAATAAAAGCACCAAGCCGTGTTTTTTCCCTGTCAAACTGACATGCTTCAGAAACTCCACCACCTTCTGGGTGGGCTTCTATGGAGGGCTGCATCACTCCATCTGCCTTGATTCTGAAG GAAAGGTTTACAGCCTGGGCAGAGCGGAGTATGGTCGTCTGGGTCTGGGGCCAGAGGCTGAAGAGGCGACTGAGCCTTCGCCAGTCATGGGCATTGAGCCGGCCTGCGGCGTGTCATGTGGGGCATCGGTGAGCTACGCTGTCACCAAAGAAG GGTCTGTGTACGCCTGGGGCATGGGCACCAACATGCAGCTCGGCACAGGAGAGGAGGACGACGAATGGAGCCCTGTGAAGATGACAGGCAAGCAGCTTGAGAACCGTGCAGTACTGATGGTCTCCAGTGGGGGGCAGCACACAGCCCTTTTGGTCAAAGACAAGCAGGAGAGCTGA